A window of Costertonia aggregata contains these coding sequences:
- the fsa gene encoding fructose-6-phosphate aldolase, whose translation MKFFIDTANLEQIKEAQALGVLDGVTTNPSLMAKEGIGGRNNILKHYVDICNIVEGDVSAEVIATDFEGMIKEGEELAELHDQIVVKIPMIKDGVKALKYFSDKGIHTNCTLVFSVGQALLAAKAGATYVSPFIGRLDDISTDGLNLISEIRHVYDNYAFETQILAASVRHTMHVIDCAKIGADVMTGPLSSIEGLLKHPLTDIGLEKFLADYKKGN comes from the coding sequence ATGAAATTTTTTATTGATACGGCCAATTTGGAACAGATTAAAGAAGCACAGGCACTTGGGGTCTTGGATGGCGTTACCACAAACCCTTCTCTTATGGCAAAGGAGGGGATAGGCGGAAGAAATAATATTTTGAAGCATTATGTAGATATCTGTAACATCGTAGAAGGTGATGTGTCTGCAGAAGTAATCGCTACAGATTTTGAAGGCATGATCAAGGAAGGGGAGGAGTTGGCAGAACTCCATGATCAAATCGTTGTGAAAATCCCAATGATCAAGGATGGTGTCAAGGCTCTAAAATATTTTTCGGACAAGGGTATCCACACCAATTGTACTTTGGTCTTCTCGGTAGGTCAAGCCCTTTTGGCCGCAAAAGCTGGTGCAACCTATGTTTCTCCTTTTATCGGAAGATTAGATGATATTTCTACGGATGGATTGAACCTTATTTCAGAAATAAGGCACGTTTACGATAACTATGCGTTCGAGACGCAGATTTTAGCAGCTTCGGTACGTCATACGATGCACGTTATCGATTGTGCAAAAATTGGTGCCGATGTAATGACGGGACCATTGTCTTCAATCGAGGGTCTACTAAAACACCCATTAACGGATATTGGCCTTGAGAAATTCTTGGCAGATTATAAAAAAGGCAATTGA
- a CDS encoding SDR family oxidoreductase — MKRKVVLITGGSSGIGKSIGIYLKSKGFVVYGTTRNKYNYPDFKAFSLLELDVTRTETIHKAISILLSKEETLDVLINNAGIGITGALEETPHEEVLKAFDTNFNGPLHMVKAVLPQMRKQQSGLIINITSIAGYMGLPYRGIYSAVKGALNILTETLRMETKDFGVKVTSLAPGDFATNIAAGRYHAPVVEASAYASAYERTLQMINDDVDRAQSPELVAKTVLRIIHAKNPKVHYKVGAFMQRFSLLLKKILPDKIYEKLLLNHYKL, encoded by the coding sequence ATGAAACGAAAAGTAGTGCTGATTACGGGAGGTTCATCCGGGATCGGAAAATCCATAGGAATCTATCTCAAATCGAAAGGTTTTGTCGTTTACGGTACTACACGAAATAAATACAATTATCCCGATTTTAAGGCTTTTTCATTGTTGGAGTTGGATGTCACTCGAACGGAGACCATACATAAGGCGATAAGCATACTTTTATCCAAAGAAGAGACCTTGGATGTGTTGATAAACAATGCAGGTATAGGTATTACGGGCGCATTGGAAGAAACACCGCACGAAGAAGTTCTAAAGGCATTTGACACTAATTTTAACGGGCCATTGCATATGGTAAAAGCGGTTTTACCGCAAATGAGGAAGCAGCAGTCCGGATTAATTATAAACATTACCTCAATTGCTGGTTATATGGGGCTTCCCTACCGCGGTATATATTCTGCCGTCAAAGGTGCCTTGAATATCTTGACCGAGACCTTACGCATGGAAACCAAAGATTTTGGTGTAAAGGTTACCAGCTTGGCCCCGGGGGATTTCGCTACAAATATCGCAGCAGGCCGTTATCATGCACCTGTCGTTGAGGCATCTGCATATGCCTCTGCTTACGAAAGGACCTTACAGATGATAAACGATGATGTGGACAGGGCCCAAAGCCCCGAGCTTGTCGCTAAAACGGTTCTTCGCATAATACATGCCAAAAACCCAAAAGTACACTATAAGGTAGGGGCTTTTATGCAAAGGTTTTCACTTTTGTTAAAGAAGATATTACCCGATAAAATATATGAGAAATTACTATTGAACCACTATAAATTGTAG
- a CDS encoding glutaminyl-peptide cyclotransferase — MSFAKFFAFSSIAILFVACGGGAVETSQLFNIQLEGKSNQFKQNQTVGISIKNKKNKTIQSVIYTIDGKELEVVNDKITFDVQKLGNKILKAKIDYDDTSGEITKKIKILSNKAPEIYTYEVLNEYPHDTKSFTQGLEFHNDTLYEGTGKKGKSVLRKINYKTGEILREVKLASTIFGEGITILNDKIYQLSWQSGIGFVYNLSDLKKLDNFNYGQSKEGWGLTNNGKQLIKSDGTEKIWFLDPNTLIEEGYIETVTNSSIFNKANELEYVDGKIYANVWQKESMMIINAENGAITGVVNFGGLKNKLGNTEAADVLNGIAYHPERKTFFVTGKYWDRLFEVNIFKRQ; from the coding sequence ATGAGTTTTGCTAAGTTTTTCGCATTCAGTTCAATAGCTATTCTTTTTGTTGCCTGTGGTGGAGGCGCCGTTGAAACTTCACAACTTTTCAATATCCAATTAGAGGGCAAGTCCAATCAATTTAAACAAAACCAAACCGTAGGTATTTCTATCAAAAACAAAAAAAACAAAACTATACAAAGTGTTATTTACACTATTGATGGCAAAGAGTTAGAAGTTGTAAATGACAAGATTACATTTGATGTACAAAAACTGGGCAATAAAATTCTTAAAGCAAAGATTGATTACGACGATACATCGGGCGAAATAACCAAAAAAATCAAAATCCTATCCAACAAAGCCCCAGAAATATATACCTACGAGGTCTTGAACGAATACCCTCACGATACAAAGTCGTTTACGCAAGGGCTCGAATTTCATAATGACACATTATATGAGGGCACCGGTAAAAAGGGAAAATCAGTTCTGCGAAAAATCAACTATAAAACAGGAGAAATTTTACGAGAAGTAAAGTTGGCCAGCACCATTTTCGGGGAAGGAATTACCATATTGAACGATAAGATATACCAGTTAAGCTGGCAAAGTGGCATTGGGTTCGTCTACAATTTATCTGACCTAAAAAAATTGGATAATTTTAATTACGGTCAAAGTAAAGAAGGTTGGGGACTTACCAATAACGGAAAACAATTAATCAAAAGTGACGGTACCGAAAAAATATGGTTTCTTGACCCAAACACCTTAATCGAAGAAGGTTATATTGAAACCGTTACCAATTCCTCTATTTTCAATAAGGCAAATGAACTGGAGTATGTTGATGGTAAAATTTATGCCAATGTATGGCAAAAAGAAAGTATGATGATAATCAACGCCGAAAACGGAGCCATAACCGGAGTAGTGAATTTTGGCGGACTTAAAAATAAATTGGGTAATACCGAGGCGGCCGATGTATTGAACGGCATAGCCTATCACCCGGAAAGAAAAACTTTTTTTGTGACCGGAAAATATTGGGACAGACTTTTCGAGGTCAATATCTTTAAAAGACAGTAG
- a CDS encoding acyl-CoA thioesterase, giving the protein METYSKSIKVVEGDLDDLHHVNNVRYVQWMQDIAKEHWQTKAPASVKKGVAWVVLSHTIQYKGAAKLGDTIMAKTYISKTDGAVSTRVVEMHDKETEKLLVRSQTEWCLLNADNMRPMRISSAIENVFI; this is encoded by the coding sequence ATGGAAACATACTCCAAATCCATTAAAGTTGTTGAAGGCGACCTAGACGATTTACACCATGTAAACAACGTGCGCTATGTACAATGGATGCAGGATATCGCTAAGGAACACTGGCAAACCAAAGCCCCGGCATCTGTAAAAAAAGGAGTAGCCTGGGTTGTTCTGAGCCATACGATACAATATAAAGGGGCTGCAAAACTTGGCGATACCATTATGGCCAAAACGTATATTTCCAAAACAGATGGTGCAGTTTCTACCCGTGTTGTGGAAATGCACGACAAAGAAACCGAAAAACTTTTGGTACGCTCCCAAACGGAATGGTGTCTTTTAAATGCGGATAACATGAGGCCCATGAGAATTTCATCGGCCATAGAAAACGTTTTCATTTAA
- a CDS encoding choice-of-anchor Q domain-containing protein — translation MLKYFGMILTVLVFVLGNSCRKDFQYQNSAGNLQFSKDTVYLDTVFTNIGSSTYSFKVYNTSNTDIQIPSVRLGEGQESKYRLNVNGKAGKEFNNVPILAKDSMFVFVETTFDIAPTNESTFLYTDDILFDSGSLEQKVPLVTLVKDAVFLYPNTLANGTKETLPIGLDDNGNEIRVEGFVLEDNQLNFTNERPYVIYGYAAVTGGKTLTIEAGTRVHFHKDSGILVAQESSLKINGTLSMDKEVLENEVIFEGDRLEPEFSNVPGQWGIIWLARGSIANEINHLTIKNATVGILAEGNDTAVAPTLTIKNTQIYNSSNTNLWGRTATIVGENLVLGNAGVNALHCNLGGDYSFKHCTIANYWNEGFRTTAALQIDNFLNMDSSGSSGADLVQAGFTNCIIDGNTDIELFLNGNNSNTFNYGFTSCLIKFQDSSNLFANNPFYDFQNTTIYQSVVRNATIAFINTSKQDFRLLDTSAAIDLADPNIASEIPFDILGQDRTVSPDIGAYEYEGEN, via the coding sequence ATGCTAAAGTATTTTGGTATGATACTAACGGTATTGGTTTTTGTATTGGGGAATTCTTGCAGAAAGGATTTTCAATATCAAAACAGTGCCGGTAATCTTCAATTTTCCAAGGACACGGTGTATTTGGATACGGTTTTTACAAACATCGGCAGCAGCACCTATTCCTTTAAAGTCTATAATACAAGCAATACAGATATCCAAATACCATCGGTGCGTTTGGGGGAAGGCCAGGAAAGTAAATATCGGTTGAACGTAAACGGCAAGGCCGGAAAGGAATTTAACAATGTCCCCATTCTCGCAAAAGATAGTATGTTCGTTTTCGTGGAAACTACTTTTGATATCGCACCTACCAACGAATCTACTTTTTTATATACCGATGATATTTTGTTTGATTCAGGTAGTCTTGAACAAAAAGTACCCTTGGTGACATTGGTGAAAGATGCTGTTTTTTTATACCCGAATACGTTGGCGAATGGCACCAAAGAGACACTTCCTATTGGTTTGGATGACAATGGAAACGAAATAAGGGTAGAGGGTTTCGTACTTGAAGACAATCAGTTGAATTTTACCAATGAAAGACCATATGTCATATATGGGTATGCAGCGGTGACGGGAGGCAAAACACTGACCATAGAAGCTGGGACGCGGGTACATTTTCATAAAGATTCCGGAATCTTGGTAGCCCAAGAAAGTTCCCTAAAAATTAACGGTACATTGAGTATGGATAAGGAAGTTCTTGAAAATGAAGTGATTTTTGAAGGCGATAGGCTAGAGCCGGAATTTTCCAATGTTCCCGGACAATGGGGTATTATTTGGCTGGCTCGTGGTAGCATCGCCAATGAAATAAATCACCTAACCATCAAAAACGCTACCGTTGGTATTTTGGCCGAAGGCAACGATACTGCTGTCGCTCCTACCTTGACCATTAAAAATACCCAAATTTATAACAGCTCCAATACGAACTTATGGGGTCGCACCGCTACAATTGTTGGTGAGAATCTGGTTTTGGGCAATGCCGGGGTCAATGCCCTGCATTGTAACCTTGGCGGGGATTATTCTTTTAAGCACTGTACTATAGCAAATTATTGGAACGAGGGCTTTAGGACTACGGCGGCATTACAAATAGACAATTTTTTAAATATGGATTCCAGCGGATCCTCAGGTGCAGACTTGGTACAGGCAGGTTTTACAAATTGTATTATTGACGGCAATACCGATATTGAATTGTTTTTGAACGGCAACAATAGCAATACATTCAATTATGGCTTTACAAGCTGCCTAATAAAATTTCAAGATAGTAGCAACCTATTTGCGAACAATCCTTTCTATGATTTTCAAAATACCACGATTTATCAATCGGTCGTACGCAATGCAACTATTGCTTTTATAAATACCTCAAAACAAGATTTTAGATTGCTTGATACATCTGCTGCGATAGACCTTGCGGACCCCAACATCGCATCTGAAATACCATTTGATATCCTTGGTCAAGACCGTACCGTTTCTCCCGATATTGGCGCTTATGAATATGAGGGTGAAAATTAG
- a CDS encoding LytR/AlgR family response regulator transcription factor translates to MEYTYTIIDSNASSNLQLQHFLEEYGDFNLASLSKNSTSGINDILKFSPDLVFINLNEKAPEYFQMVIELHQYLNKLPVFIGISKTKDHAYQAIKNNFFDYWLQPYNELDIRKSLLRLKKNMPKEEEAATICLKSYKDFHYLDTSEILYLRADNNATDFIMKDGNTISAFKTLKTFETQLPKNFVRIHQSYILNTDYVSRISYGKSVCTLKLNKQQLPFSKSYRENIDGLKKILSKKSLSTLN, encoded by the coding sequence ATGGAGTATACCTATACCATCATAGATTCTAACGCTTCTTCAAATTTGCAGTTGCAGCATTTTTTGGAGGAGTATGGTGATTTCAATTTAGCCTCCTTATCCAAAAATAGCACCAGTGGTATAAACGATATTCTCAAATTTTCGCCCGATCTGGTTTTTATCAATCTTAATGAAAAAGCGCCCGAATATTTTCAAATGGTGATAGAACTTCATCAATACTTGAACAAACTTCCCGTTTTTATTGGGATATCAAAAACCAAAGACCATGCTTATCAAGCCATAAAAAATAACTTTTTTGATTATTGGTTACAGCCTTATAACGAGCTTGATATTCGAAAATCCCTATTGCGTCTCAAAAAAAATATGCCCAAAGAAGAAGAGGCGGCCACTATCTGCTTAAAATCATATAAAGATTTTCATTATTTGGACACGAGTGAAATCCTTTATTTACGGGCCGATAACAATGCTACCGATTTTATAATGAAAGATGGGAATACGATAAGTGCATTTAAGACGTTAAAGACTTTTGAAACGCAATTGCCCAAAAACTTTGTACGCATACACCAAAGTTATATTCTGAATACGGACTATGTTTCACGTATCAGCTACGGTAAATCGGTATGTACCTTAAAATTGAACAAACAACAATTGCCTTTTTCCAAATCTTACCGAGAAAATATTGACGGATTAAAAAAAATACTTTCAAAAAAGTCGTTATCCACACTTAATTAA
- a CDS encoding tetratricopeptide repeat-containing sensor histidine kinase, whose product MDSISKWVDEIKNTKIDSNDREVQYNKAFKNADNLGNDTLKTKYYSELSLAFLKLRDSLFFRKANNRTLEFAKTIKDSNILAAAHWDLGLFLKRNNVTDSAFYHYREAQQLYENLGKSSNSGSMMRNMAILQSDIRDYTGSEVSGIKALEILKPLNNHKQLYNTYNHLGIVANALGEYDRALDYHQQAKLHLNKLKNKDRYVYGHLNNVGSVYKEKGDYKKAIENFKIIVDNDSLKKQASSTYAFALNNLAESRMKLNDTVGIYKQLNEALKIRNSSEDLRGLSVTYHDLADYMLLREDTVKAMGYAEKAKEYSIKSDNNKRLLKTWQLMARLEPEKAVAYTQKYVTLNDSLQQVERRERNKFARIQFETEETEAENALLAKQRQMWIGIAVGVLALAFSIFVIISQRVKNQRLKFEQQQQESNQEIFNLLLAQGEKVEEGKKSEQKRISEELHDGVLGQLLGIRLILSSLNKKNDEETIEKRAEFIGQLQGVATEVRAISHALSDAAYQKIHNFTNAIHELVDSISASAQIACSFRYDDTLDWDSLQGEAKINIYRIVQESLQNCVKHAACDTILVNFENSDEKVVILIKDDGKGFNQQKGKKGIGLKNITSRIEKIKGTFSIESELGKGTKVVLEIPLEDNQNSIKEETTPLAKGA is encoded by the coding sequence ATGGACAGTATTTCCAAATGGGTAGATGAGATTAAAAATACTAAAATTGATTCCAACGATAGGGAGGTACAGTATAACAAGGCTTTCAAAAATGCCGATAATCTCGGAAACGATACTTTAAAGACCAAATATTATTCCGAACTATCCTTAGCCTTTTTAAAGTTAAGAGATTCATTATTCTTTAGAAAAGCAAACAACAGAACTTTAGAATTCGCAAAAACCATAAAAGATTCCAACATACTAGCAGCTGCTCATTGGGATTTGGGGCTTTTTCTTAAAAGAAATAATGTTACCGATAGTGCGTTTTATCACTACCGCGAGGCACAACAGCTCTATGAAAATCTAGGCAAAAGTTCAAATTCTGGAAGCATGATGCGGAACATGGCCATCCTACAATCTGATATCAGGGATTATACTGGGAGCGAGGTATCGGGAATAAAAGCCTTGGAAATTCTTAAACCCTTAAATAATCATAAGCAACTGTACAATACCTATAACCATTTGGGCATAGTCGCCAATGCGCTGGGCGAGTATGACAGGGCCTTGGATTATCATCAACAGGCCAAATTGCATTTAAATAAATTAAAAAATAAAGACAGATACGTTTATGGCCACTTAAATAATGTTGGATCCGTTTACAAAGAAAAAGGGGACTATAAAAAAGCCATAGAGAATTTTAAGATTATCGTAGATAATGATAGTCTAAAAAAACAAGCTTCAAGCACCTATGCCTTTGCTTTGAACAATTTAGCGGAATCCCGTATGAAGCTCAATGACACAGTAGGCATTTACAAACAACTCAATGAAGCCTTGAAAATTAGAAATAGCTCAGAAGATTTACGCGGGCTTTCGGTTACATATCACGATCTGGCCGATTATATGCTTTTAAGGGAAGATACTGTAAAAGCTATGGGGTATGCCGAAAAAGCCAAGGAATATTCCATAAAAAGCGATAATAATAAACGCCTATTAAAGACCTGGCAGCTCATGGCGCGATTAGAACCGGAAAAAGCGGTGGCTTACACTCAAAAATATGTTACCCTTAACGATAGTCTACAACAAGTAGAACGGCGAGAACGTAACAAATTTGCACGCATACAGTTTGAAACCGAGGAAACCGAAGCTGAAAATGCTCTTTTGGCCAAACAACGGCAAATGTGGATTGGTATTGCAGTGGGCGTACTCGCCCTGGCTTTTTCGATATTCGTCATCATATCGCAAAGAGTAAAAAACCAACGGTTAAAATTTGAACAACAACAGCAAGAAAGCAATCAAGAAATCTTTAACTTGCTATTGGCGCAGGGGGAAAAGGTCGAAGAGGGAAAAAAATCCGAACAAAAACGGATTTCCGAAGAACTTCACGATGGTGTATTGGGCCAATTGTTGGGCATACGTTTGATTTTGTCCAGCCTTAATAAAAAAAATGATGAGGAAACCATTGAGAAAAGAGCGGAATTTATTGGACAGTTGCAAGGTGTCGCTACCGAGGTAAGGGCCATATCGCATGCGTTGAGCGATGCGGCCTACCAAAAAATCCATAATTTCACCAACGCCATTCATGAATTGGTAGACAGCATTAGCGCTTCGGCACAAATAGCATGCTCTTTTCGATACGATGACACATTGGATTGGGATAGTTTACAGGGAGAAGCCAAAATCAATATATACAGAATTGTACAAGAAAGTCTACAAAATTGCGTTAAACATGCAGCATGTGACACTATTCTGGTAAATTTTGAAAATAGTGACGAAAAAGTCGTAATTTTAATTAAAGATGATGGTAAAGGCTTTAACCAACAAAAAGGGAAAAAAGGAATAGGTCTAAAAAATATTACCTCTAGAATTGAAAAAATCAAGGGGACGTTTTCTATTGAAAGTGAATTGGGCAAAGGCACCAAAGTAGTTTTAGAAATACCTTTGGAAGACAACCAAAACAGTATAAAGGAAGAAACAACACCATTAGCGAAAGGAGCATAA
- a CDS encoding response regulator transcription factor produces the protein MEDSKKVLRILAVDDHTMITLGYKYTLEGADFEDYEVKMEIANTYELGKKKIENSVRGVRYHMIMLDIQLSHGKDAPLKTGEQLGLLAREIVPNSKVVFMSSYSDNYRINQLTATVNPDGYLVKDEVDELTLKAMLETVMGSDIPYYTASALFAIRKKLANSHMIDELDKKILYRLSLGEKTKDMKGIEVSITTIEKRKRNMKAMFGIEKENDLALIAEAKNRGFI, from the coding sequence ATGGAAGATTCAAAAAAAGTATTGCGTATTTTGGCCGTTGATGACCATACCATGATAACGCTAGGTTACAAGTATACTTTAGAAGGAGCCGATTTTGAGGATTATGAGGTCAAAATGGAAATCGCCAATACGTATGAACTGGGCAAGAAAAAAATCGAAAATTCGGTCAGGGGCGTTCGTTACCATATGATAATGTTGGATATTCAGTTATCGCACGGGAAAGATGCGCCACTAAAAACCGGAGAGCAACTGGGACTGCTTGCCAGGGAAATCGTTCCCAATTCAAAAGTGGTGTTCATGTCGTCTTACAGTGACAACTATCGCATAAACCAACTCACGGCAACCGTGAACCCAGATGGTTATTTGGTTAAGGACGAAGTAGATGAACTAACTTTAAAAGCCATGCTTGAAACCGTCATGGGATCGGACATACCCTACTATACGGCCAGTGCTCTTTTTGCCATACGAAAAAAATTGGCCAATTCGCACATGATCGATGAGTTGGACAAAAAAATTCTTTACAGATTATCACTTGGTGAAAAAACAAAAGACATGAAGGGGATAGAAGTTTCTATAACCACTATTGAGAAAAGAAAACGAAATATGAAAGCGATGTTCGGTATAGAAAAAGAGAATGATTTAGCCTTGATTGCAGAAGCCAAAAACAGGGGTTTTATTTAG
- the glyA gene encoding serine hydroxymethyltransferase: MKRDNEIFDLIAAEGERQINGIELIASENFTSPQVMEAAGSVLTNKYAEGYPGKRYYGGCEVVDKVEQLAIDRAKALFGAVYANVQPHSGSQANAAVYHACLKPGDTILGFDLSHGGHLTHGSPVNFSGRLYHPVFYGVEEDTGVLDYDKIQEIATKEKPKMIIAGASAYSRDMDFERFREIADSVNAILLADISHPSGLIAKGILNDPIPHCHIVTTTTHKTLRGPRGGLILMGEDFENPFGIRLKNGNLRKMSALLDLAVFPGNQGGPLEHIIAAKAIAFGEALSDDFLAYMLQVKENAAAMASAFVAKDYKIISGGTDNHMMLIDLRNKNITGKDAEKALVKADITANKNMVPFDDKSPFVTSGIRFGTPAITTRGLKASDMKIIVDLIDEVLTNPDDENKIKEVKRKVNEMMASKPLFNTEAEMPLMENR, from the coding sequence ATGAAAAGAGACAACGAAATTTTTGACTTAATAGCTGCCGAAGGTGAACGCCAAATTAATGGGATTGAACTTATTGCCTCCGAAAACTTTACGAGTCCGCAAGTTATGGAAGCAGCGGGATCCGTGTTAACGAATAAGTATGCCGAGGGCTATCCGGGTAAACGCTATTACGGTGGGTGTGAAGTTGTCGATAAGGTTGAGCAATTGGCGATCGATCGTGCTAAAGCCTTATTTGGCGCCGTTTATGCCAATGTTCAACCACATTCCGGTTCACAGGCCAATGCAGCGGTATATCATGCTTGTTTAAAGCCCGGTGATACCATTCTAGGATTTGATTTGTCGCATGGCGGACATCTAACGCACGGCTCTCCCGTTAATTTTTCGGGTAGGCTGTACCATCCTGTCTTTTATGGGGTAGAGGAGGATACCGGTGTTTTGGATTATGATAAGATTCAGGAAATCGCTACTAAAGAAAAGCCCAAAATGATTATCGCAGGTGCGTCCGCCTATTCCCGTGATATGGATTTTGAAAGATTTCGGGAAATTGCTGATAGCGTTAACGCCATACTTTTGGCCGATATCTCACACCCTTCGGGACTTATCGCCAAAGGTATTCTGAACGACCCGATTCCCCATTGCCACATCGTGACGACCACTACACACAAAACTTTGCGAGGACCTAGAGGTGGGTTGATACTAATGGGCGAGGATTTTGAAAACCCTTTTGGTATTCGTTTAAAAAACGGTAATCTTAGGAAAATGTCGGCGCTGCTTGATTTAGCGGTATTTCCCGGAAACCAAGGCGGTCCCCTAGAACATATTATAGCCGCAAAAGCGATTGCTTTTGGCGAAGCGTTATCGGATGATTTTTTGGCCTATATGCTTCAAGTAAAAGAAAATGCCGCTGCGATGGCTTCAGCTTTTGTTGCCAAAGATTACAAGATTATCTCTGGCGGGACAGACAACCACATGATGCTCATTGATTTGAGAAATAAAAATATTACGGGAAAAGATGCCGAAAAAGCATTGGTAAAAGCCGATATTACGGCAAACAAAAACATGGTCCCTTTTGATGACAAATCCCCTTTTGTTACCTCTGGGATACGCTTTGGGACCCCCGCGATTACCACAAGAGGGCTCAAGGCAAGCGATATGAAAATTATAGTGGATTTAATAGATGAAGTATTGACCAACCCCGATGATGAAAATAAAATCAAAGAAGTCAAGCGTAAAGTAAATGAAATGATGGCTTCCAAGCCTTTATTCAATACTGAGGCAGAAATGCCGCTAATGGAAAATCGATAG
- the fahA gene encoding fumarylacetoacetase: MPAKTNDPAKKTWLPVPLHSDFPIQNIPFGVFLTREDVITIGTRIGDHAIDLGALHQLGYFEGIPLTDDIFLQDTLNDFISDGKKTWRLVRNRISEIFDKNNATLQHNEEHKKIVLFTMDEIEMQLPVLIGDYTDFYSSKEHATNVGKMFRDPENALLPNWLHIPVGYHGRSSTIVPSGTPIYRPIGQTFPKGAETPVFGPSKLVDFELEMAFITTDANVLGESIPVDEAEDYIFGMVLFNDWSARDIQKWEYVPLGPFLAKSFASSISPWIVTMDALEPFRVESPKQEPTPMPYLQQNGKKSFDIHLQVDIAPENDEPTTVSKSNFKYMYWTMAQQLAHHTINGCKINSGDMMGSGTISGPTSDSYGSMLELAWQGTKPLTLKNGQTRKFIEDGDTVTIKGHCEKNGIRIGFGEVSSKLLPPFKSKTK, from the coding sequence ATGCCTGCTAAAACTAACGATCCCGCAAAGAAAACATGGCTGCCAGTACCACTGCATTCAGATTTCCCCATACAAAACATACCCTTTGGTGTATTTCTTACCCGTGAAGACGTAATAACCATAGGAACACGTATCGGAGACCATGCCATTGACTTGGGCGCTTTACATCAATTGGGGTATTTTGAGGGCATTCCCTTGACCGATGATATTTTTCTGCAGGATACGCTGAATGATTTTATTTCCGACGGAAAAAAAACATGGCGTTTGGTTCGGAACAGGATCAGTGAGATTTTTGACAAGAACAATGCAACGTTACAACATAACGAAGAGCATAAAAAAATAGTTCTTTTCACTATGGATGAGATAGAAATGCAATTGCCCGTTTTGATTGGCGATTATACAGATTTCTATTCCAGTAAGGAACATGCCACCAATGTAGGGAAAATGTTTCGTGATCCCGAAAATGCCCTTTTGCCCAACTGGCTGCACATTCCCGTAGGCTATCATGGTAGAAGTTCAACCATAGTGCCCTCTGGAACTCCTATTTACAGACCTATTGGGCAAACATTTCCCAAAGGAGCGGAAACCCCCGTTTTTGGCCCGTCAAAATTGGTCGATTTTGAATTGGAAATGGCTTTTATAACAACAGATGCCAATGTGTTGGGAGAATCCATTCCTGTTGATGAAGCGGAAGACTATATTTTTGGAATGGTATTGTTTAATGATTGGAGTGCCCGGGATATTCAAAAATGGGAATATGTGCCCTTAGGGCCATTCTTGGCGAAAAGCTTTGCCTCCTCTATATCACCATGGATCGTTACCATGGATGCCTTGGAACCCTTTCGTGTGGAAAGCCCTAAACAAGAACCAACGCCAATGCCCTATTTACAACAAAATGGAAAAAAGAGTTTTGATATCCATTTACAGGTAGATATTGCCCCGGAGAACGATGAGCCTACCACAGTTTCGAAATCCAATTTTAAATACATGTACTGGACCATGGCCCAACAATTGGCGCACCACACCATAAACGGCTGCAAGATCAACAGTGGCGATATGATGGGAAGCGGTACAATCTCTGGACCAACATCGGATTCCTACGGTTCTATGCTCGAATTGGCATGGCAGGGTACAAAACCGTTGACCTTAAAAAATGGACAGACCCGAAAATTTATTGAAGACGGCGATACGGTAACCATAAAAGGACATTGTGAGAAAAACGGTATCCGTATCGGTTTTGGAGAAGTTTCCTCTAAGCTTTTACCACCATTTAAATCAAAAACAAAATAA